A genome region from Gossypium hirsutum isolate 1008001.06 chromosome A04, Gossypium_hirsutum_v2.1, whole genome shotgun sequence includes the following:
- the LOC107949362 gene encoding putative F-box protein At1g67390, whose amino-acid sequence MATNDFISNLHNEVLARIISDLPAIEAIRTTILSKRWKDLWRYASRLDFDPKGVRKLYGDDVDDPREEISRVVKNIENVLLSHKRNLISCRIVHLLSSCRNGDLEKWIKYLTSEKKVQELAFRCDDFQQEFYRRSHSGRGLNLPSGIFSCETLQSLEFTHYSIRSDSPFHHCHNLKTLKLYHCAISTETLEAIVSSCDLLEYLSVCYSPFRLKQVRIFSQTVKTVELGSLRSQGIYLSTQSLGVLVLHSMKFQAKNLVIHAPNLRVFTATRKPITKNSDNITKIAEILEYCTHLLTPVNYKANDPMEDLNLFMNLRELTIDLDLNDRREMLILCIVLQRCLSLHQLEINIEESRSEIEEATRDYSSVNNRLPYPETKLWEKRGLCDCITFTLKQVSIKGFKGKDGEMEFPRHLITKGAKLKRIEIWCNHDCSREGGEATLGLLSLPRSSIDVSILLKPPPQFDGSFGRWVSTLN is encoded by the exons ATGGCGACGAATGATTTCATCAGCAACCTTCACAACGAAGTTTTGGCTAGGATTATATCAGACTTACCAGCCATTGAAGCAATAAGAACAACTATTTTATCAAAACGATGGAAGGATTTATGGAGGTATGCTTCCCGTTTAGATTTCGATCCAAAAGGAGTGAGGAAATTATATGGTGATGATGTTGATGATCCGAGGGAAGAGATTTCCCGAGTTGTTAAGAATATCGAAAATGTATTGTTATCTCATAAGCGTAACTTGATTAGTTGCAGAATCGTTCATCTTTTAAGTAGTTGCAGAAACGGTGATCTTGAGAAGTGGATTAAATATCTTACATCCGAGAAGAAAGTGCAAGAATTGGCTTTCCGTTGCGATGATTTTCAACAAGAGTTTTATAGAAGAAGCCATTCTGGACGGGGTCTGAATTTACCGTCTGGGATTTTTTCATGTGAAACTCTGCAATCACTTGAGTTCACACATTACAGTATCCGATCCGATTCCCCTTTTCACCATTGCCATAACCTCAAAACCTTGAAACTTTATCACTGCGCTATTAGCACTGAAACCCTTGAAGCAATCGTTTCTAGCTGTGATCTTTTGGAATATTTGAGCGTTTGTTATTCCCCCTTCAGGTTAAAACAGGTTCGGATCTTTAGCCAAACGGTTAAGACTGTGGAGCTGGGATCATTGCGTTCGCAGGGCATTTATTTATCTACCCAATCTCTTGGTGTTTTGGTGCTTCATTCTATGAAATTTCAAGCCAAAAATTTGGTTATCCATGCTCCAAATCTTAGGGTTTTTACTGCAACTCGCAAGCCCATAACTAAAAATTCAGACAATATCACCAAGATTGCTGAAATTCTAGAGTATTGCACTCATCTCTTG ACACCTGTTAATTATAAAGCTAATGATCCAATGGAAGACCTGAATCTGTTTATGAATTTGAGGGAGCTAACCATTGATTTGGACTTGAACGATAGAAGGGAAATGTTGATCCTCTGTATCGTTCTACAACGCTGCCTTAGTCTACACCAACTTGAAATCAACATAgag GAAAGTAGAAGTGAAATAGAGGAAGCAACAAGGGATTACAGTAGTGTAAACAACCGACTGCCATATCCAGAGACAAAGCTATGGGAGAAAAGAGGGTTGTGCGATTGTATTACATTCACActaaaacaagtatccattaagGGATTCAAAGGGAAAGATGGGGAAATGGAATTCCCAAGGCATCTGATTACGAAAGGTGCCAAGTTGAAGAGAATAGAGATTTGGTGTAACCATGACTGCTCTAGAGAAGGAGGTGAGGCAACTCTTGGTTTACTTTCACTGCCTAGATCCTCCATTGATGTCTCCATTCTTCTTAAACCGCCACCCCAATTTGATGGTAGTTTTGGAAGATGGGTCTCAACCCTAAACtag
- the LOC107948022 gene encoding putative F-box protein At1g67390 isoform X1 yields MATDDFISNLPDEVLARIISGLPAIEAIRTTILSKRLKDVWRNVFRLDFDPKGVKKLSPRKQAVPAPNQRRSTVPVIQFGSNVCHDDGDDFDDTDKREEIARVVKNIDNVLLSHERNLISCRIVHLSNSYRNGDLEKWIKYLTSEKEVQELAFLCDDYQHEFHPKSLFGLGLNLPSGIFSCRTLQSLEFTNYDIRFHRPFHHCHNLKTLKLYHCDISTETLEAIVSSCGFMEHLSVCSSTSSLKQVRIFSQTVKTVELESLDLEGIYLSTQSLGALVLHSMKFPAKSMVIHAPNLRVFTATRKPITKNPYNFTRPSKQTKIAEILEYCTHLLPVQTPVNYKANDPIEDPNLFKNLRELTIDLDLNDRREMLILCIVLQRCLSLHQLEINIKESRSEIEEATRNYSSVNNRLPYPETKLWEQRELCDCITFTLRHVSIKGFNGKDGEMEFPRHLITKCAKLERLEIWCNHDWSSEGGKATLGLLSLPRSSIDVSILLKPPPNLLVVLEDGSQP; encoded by the exons ATGGCGACGGATGATTTCATCAGTAACCTTCCCGACGAAGTTTTGGCTAGGATTATATCAGGCTTACCAGCCATTGAAGCAATAAGAACAACTATTTTATCAAAACGATTGAAGGATGTATGGAGGAATGTTTTCCGTTTAGATTTCGATCCAAAAGGAGTGAAGAAATTATCACCAAGAAAACAGGCTGTTCCTGCTCCAAATCAACGCAGATCTACGGTTCCAGTAATACAATTTGGATCCAATGTTTGCCATGACGATGGTGATGATTTTGATGATACTGATAAGAGGGAAGAGATTGCCCGAGTTGTTAAGAATATCGATAATGTATTGTTATCTCATGAACGTAACTTGATTAGTTGCAGAATCGTTCATCTCTCCAATAGTTACAGAAACGGTGATCTTGAGAAGTGGATTAAATATCTTACATCCGAGAAAGAAGTGCAAGAATTGGCTTTCCTTTGCGATGATTATCAACATGAGTTTCATCCAAAAAGCCTATTCGGATTGGGTCTGAATTTACCGTCTGGGATTTTTTCATGTAGAACTCTGCAATCACTTGAGTTCACAAATTACGATATCCGATTCCATCGCCCTTTTCACCATTGCCATAACCTCAAAACCTTGAAACTCTATCACTGTGATATTAGCACTGAAACCCTTGAAGCAATCGTTTCTAGCTGTGGTTTTATGGAACATTTGAGCGTTTGTTCTTCCACCTCCAGTTTAAAACAGGTTCGGATCTTTAGCCAAACGGTTAAGACTGTGGAGCTGGAATCATTGGATTTGGAGGGGATTTATTTATCTACCCAATCTCTTGGTGCTTTGGTTCTTCATTCTATGAAATTTCCAGCCAAAAGTATGGTTATCCATGCTCCAAATCTTAGGGTTTTTACTGCAACTCGCAAGCCCATAACTAAAAATCCATACAATTTCACCCGTCCTTCAAAACAGACCAAGATTGCTGAAATTCTAGAGTATTGCACTCATCTCTTG cCTGTGCAGACACCTGTAAATTATAAAGCTAATGATCCAATTGAAGACCCAAATCTGTTTAAGAATTTGAGGGAGCTAACCATTGATTTAGACTTGAACGATAGAAGGGAAATGTTGATCCTCTGTATCGTTCTACAACGCTGCCTTAGTCTACACCAACTTGAAATCAACATAAAG GAAAGCAGAAGTGAAATAGAGGAAGCAACAAGGAATTACAGTAGTGTAAACAACCGACTGCCATATCCAGAGACAAAGCTATGGGAGCAAAGGGAGCTGTGCGATTGTATTACATTCACACTAAGACATGTATCCATTAAGGGATTCAACGGGAAAGATGGGGAAATGGAATTCCCAAGGCATCTGATTACGAAATGTGCCAAGTTGGAGAGATTAGAGATTTGGTGCAACCATGACTGGTCCAGTGAAGGAGGTAAGGCAACTCTTGGTTTACTTTCACTACCTAGATCCTCCATTGATGTCTCCATTCTTCTTAAACCGCCACCCAATTTGTTGGTAGTTTTGGAAGATGGGTCTCAACCCtag
- the LOC107948022 gene encoding putative F-box protein At1g67390 isoform X2 gives MATDDFISNLPDEVLARIISGLPAIEAIRTTILSKRLKDVWRNVFRLDFDPKGVKKLSPRKQAVPAPNQRRSTVPVIQFGSNVCHDDGDDFDDTDKREEIARVVKNIDNVLLSHERNLISCRIVHLSNSYRNGDLEKWIKYLTSEKEVQELAFLCDDYQHEFHPKSLFGLGLNLPSGIFSCRTLQSLEFTNYDIRFHRPFHHCHNLKTLKLYHCDISTETLEAIVSSCGFMEHLSVCSSTSSLKQVRIFSQTVKTVELESLDLEGIYLSTQSLGALVLHSMKFPAKSMVIHAPNLRVFTATRKPITKNPYNFTRPSKQTKIAEILEYCTHLLTPVNYKANDPIEDPNLFKNLRELTIDLDLNDRREMLILCIVLQRCLSLHQLEINIKESRSEIEEATRNYSSVNNRLPYPETKLWEQRELCDCITFTLRHVSIKGFNGKDGEMEFPRHLITKCAKLERLEIWCNHDWSSEGGKATLGLLSLPRSSIDVSILLKPPPNLLVVLEDGSQP, from the exons ATGGCGACGGATGATTTCATCAGTAACCTTCCCGACGAAGTTTTGGCTAGGATTATATCAGGCTTACCAGCCATTGAAGCAATAAGAACAACTATTTTATCAAAACGATTGAAGGATGTATGGAGGAATGTTTTCCGTTTAGATTTCGATCCAAAAGGAGTGAAGAAATTATCACCAAGAAAACAGGCTGTTCCTGCTCCAAATCAACGCAGATCTACGGTTCCAGTAATACAATTTGGATCCAATGTTTGCCATGACGATGGTGATGATTTTGATGATACTGATAAGAGGGAAGAGATTGCCCGAGTTGTTAAGAATATCGATAATGTATTGTTATCTCATGAACGTAACTTGATTAGTTGCAGAATCGTTCATCTCTCCAATAGTTACAGAAACGGTGATCTTGAGAAGTGGATTAAATATCTTACATCCGAGAAAGAAGTGCAAGAATTGGCTTTCCTTTGCGATGATTATCAACATGAGTTTCATCCAAAAAGCCTATTCGGATTGGGTCTGAATTTACCGTCTGGGATTTTTTCATGTAGAACTCTGCAATCACTTGAGTTCACAAATTACGATATCCGATTCCATCGCCCTTTTCACCATTGCCATAACCTCAAAACCTTGAAACTCTATCACTGTGATATTAGCACTGAAACCCTTGAAGCAATCGTTTCTAGCTGTGGTTTTATGGAACATTTGAGCGTTTGTTCTTCCACCTCCAGTTTAAAACAGGTTCGGATCTTTAGCCAAACGGTTAAGACTGTGGAGCTGGAATCATTGGATTTGGAGGGGATTTATTTATCTACCCAATCTCTTGGTGCTTTGGTTCTTCATTCTATGAAATTTCCAGCCAAAAGTATGGTTATCCATGCTCCAAATCTTAGGGTTTTTACTGCAACTCGCAAGCCCATAACTAAAAATCCATACAATTTCACCCGTCCTTCAAAACAGACCAAGATTGCTGAAATTCTAGAGTATTGCACTCATCTCTTG ACACCTGTAAATTATAAAGCTAATGATCCAATTGAAGACCCAAATCTGTTTAAGAATTTGAGGGAGCTAACCATTGATTTAGACTTGAACGATAGAAGGGAAATGTTGATCCTCTGTATCGTTCTACAACGCTGCCTTAGTCTACACCAACTTGAAATCAACATAAAG GAAAGCAGAAGTGAAATAGAGGAAGCAACAAGGAATTACAGTAGTGTAAACAACCGACTGCCATATCCAGAGACAAAGCTATGGGAGCAAAGGGAGCTGTGCGATTGTATTACATTCACACTAAGACATGTATCCATTAAGGGATTCAACGGGAAAGATGGGGAAATGGAATTCCCAAGGCATCTGATTACGAAATGTGCCAAGTTGGAGAGATTAGAGATTTGGTGCAACCATGACTGGTCCAGTGAAGGAGGTAAGGCAACTCTTGGTTTACTTTCACTACCTAGATCCTCCATTGATGTCTCCATTCTTCTTAAACCGCCACCCAATTTGTTGGTAGTTTTGGAAGATGGGTCTCAACCCtag
- the LOC107948022 gene encoding putative F-box protein At1g67390 isoform X3, with protein MATDDFISNLPDEVLARIISGLPAIEAIRTTILSKRLKDVWRNVFRLDFDPKGVKKLSPRKQAVPAPNQRRSTVPVIQFGSNVCHDDGDDFDDTDKREEIARVVKNIDNVLLSHERNLISCRIVHLSNSYRNGDLEKWIKYLTSEKEVQELAFLCDDYQHEFHPKSLFGLGLNLPSGIFSCRTLQSLEFTNYDIRFHRPFHHCHNLKTLKLYHCDISTETLEAIVSSCGFMEHLSVCSSTSSLKQVRIFSQTVKTVELESLDLEGIYLSTQSLGALVLHSMKFPAKSMVIHAPNLRVFTATRKPITKNPYNFTRPSKQTKIAEILEYCTHLLESRSEIEEATRNYSSVNNRLPYPETKLWEQRELCDCITFTLRHVSIKGFNGKDGEMEFPRHLITKCAKLERLEIWCNHDWSSEGGKATLGLLSLPRSSIDVSILLKPPPNLLVVLEDGSQP; from the exons ATGGCGACGGATGATTTCATCAGTAACCTTCCCGACGAAGTTTTGGCTAGGATTATATCAGGCTTACCAGCCATTGAAGCAATAAGAACAACTATTTTATCAAAACGATTGAAGGATGTATGGAGGAATGTTTTCCGTTTAGATTTCGATCCAAAAGGAGTGAAGAAATTATCACCAAGAAAACAGGCTGTTCCTGCTCCAAATCAACGCAGATCTACGGTTCCAGTAATACAATTTGGATCCAATGTTTGCCATGACGATGGTGATGATTTTGATGATACTGATAAGAGGGAAGAGATTGCCCGAGTTGTTAAGAATATCGATAATGTATTGTTATCTCATGAACGTAACTTGATTAGTTGCAGAATCGTTCATCTCTCCAATAGTTACAGAAACGGTGATCTTGAGAAGTGGATTAAATATCTTACATCCGAGAAAGAAGTGCAAGAATTGGCTTTCCTTTGCGATGATTATCAACATGAGTTTCATCCAAAAAGCCTATTCGGATTGGGTCTGAATTTACCGTCTGGGATTTTTTCATGTAGAACTCTGCAATCACTTGAGTTCACAAATTACGATATCCGATTCCATCGCCCTTTTCACCATTGCCATAACCTCAAAACCTTGAAACTCTATCACTGTGATATTAGCACTGAAACCCTTGAAGCAATCGTTTCTAGCTGTGGTTTTATGGAACATTTGAGCGTTTGTTCTTCCACCTCCAGTTTAAAACAGGTTCGGATCTTTAGCCAAACGGTTAAGACTGTGGAGCTGGAATCATTGGATTTGGAGGGGATTTATTTATCTACCCAATCTCTTGGTGCTTTGGTTCTTCATTCTATGAAATTTCCAGCCAAAAGTATGGTTATCCATGCTCCAAATCTTAGGGTTTTTACTGCAACTCGCAAGCCCATAACTAAAAATCCATACAATTTCACCCGTCCTTCAAAACAGACCAAGATTGCTGAAATTCTAGAGTATTGCACTCATCTCTTG GAAAGCAGAAGTGAAATAGAGGAAGCAACAAGGAATTACAGTAGTGTAAACAACCGACTGCCATATCCAGAGACAAAGCTATGGGAGCAAAGGGAGCTGTGCGATTGTATTACATTCACACTAAGACATGTATCCATTAAGGGATTCAACGGGAAAGATGGGGAAATGGAATTCCCAAGGCATCTGATTACGAAATGTGCCAAGTTGGAGAGATTAGAGATTTGGTGCAACCATGACTGGTCCAGTGAAGGAGGTAAGGCAACTCTTGGTTTACTTTCACTACCTAGATCCTCCATTGATGTCTCCATTCTTCTTAAACCGCCACCCAATTTGTTGGTAGTTTTGGAAGATGGGTCTCAACCCtag